Proteins encoded within one genomic window of Actinomycetota bacterium:
- the hisF gene encoding imidazole glycerol phosphate synthase subunit HisF has product MPLTKRIVPCLDVEKGRVVKGVRFVDLRDAGDPAELAARYDAEGADELVFLDITASHEDRDLILNVATRTAESVFIPLTVGGGVRSVDDVKRLLTAGADKVAINTAAVKDPRLIHAAAGELGSQAIVVAIDARRREISCGEVSWEVFVNGGRTPTGLDAIRWARMVCEMGAGEILLTSMDRDGTTDGYDVVLTRSVSDAVPVPVIASGGAGTPEHLADAVDPDVGGADAALAASVFHFEEFSVWEAKQALVRRGLPVRIPQP; this is encoded by the coding sequence ATGCCACTGACGAAGAGGATCGTTCCTTGTCTGGACGTCGAGAAGGGCCGCGTCGTGAAGGGTGTGAGGTTCGTCGACCTGCGCGACGCGGGCGATCCCGCCGAGCTGGCGGCGCGTTACGACGCCGAGGGTGCGGACGAGCTCGTGTTCCTGGACATCACCGCCTCCCACGAAGACCGCGACCTCATCCTCAACGTCGCCACGCGCACGGCGGAGAGTGTGTTCATCCCGCTCACGGTCGGGGGTGGGGTGAGAAGTGTCGACGACGTGAAGCGACTGTTGACCGCGGGTGCCGACAAGGTCGCGATCAACACCGCGGCGGTGAAGGACCCGCGGCTGATCCACGCCGCGGCCGGCGAGCTCGGCAGCCAGGCGATCGTCGTGGCTATCGATGCACGGCGGCGCGAGATCTCCTGCGGAGAGGTCTCGTGGGAGGTGTTCGTGAATGGCGGTCGCACCCCGACGGGGTTGGACGCGATCAGGTGGGCCCGGATGGTGTGCGAGATGGGAGCGGGCGAGATCCTGTTGACCTCCATGGACCGCGACGGCACAACCGATGGATACGACGTGGTGCTCACCCGTTCGGTGTCGGACGCCGTCCCTGTTCCGGTGATCGCGTCGGGAGGCGCGGGGACGCCGGAGCACCTTGCCGACGCGGTAGACCCGGACGTCGGGGGAGCGGACGCCGCGCTGGCAGCGTCCGTCTTCCACTTCGAAGAGTTCTCGGTCTGGGAGGCGAAGCAAGCTCTGGTACGGCGGGGGCTCCCCGTTAGGATTCCGCAGCCATGA
- a CDS encoding PRC-barrel domain-containing protein, translating to MTDNEAPVSWITLEKGTRVLSADGEELGAVAEVIADGQKDIFSGLTISSGLFSSDRFAPADVVGDMTADAVTLTINSAEAEKLEVYEG from the coding sequence ATGACAGACAACGAAGCGCCCGTGTCGTGGATCACGCTCGAGAAGGGCACCCGCGTCCTGTCCGCGGATGGCGAGGAGCTCGGCGCCGTCGCCGAGGTCATCGCCGATGGTCAGAAGGACATCTTCTCCGGGCTGACGATCAGCTCGGGTCTCTTCAGCTCCGACCGCTTCGCGCCCGCCGACGTCGTGGGTGACATGACGGCCGACGCGGTGACGCTGACGATCAACTCTGCCGAAGCCGAGAAGCTCGAGGTCTACGAAGGCTGA
- a CDS encoding M24 family metallopeptidase: MTTYLLHDDALASRELRHEIGEAVMDPITFMEQDGRRVVVGSPLEEAIFETREDVVDEFWSVDDFGYDALLRDDSFPNDLLGAEMVFRVLEKLGSSDVCVPASFSVLIADYLRDKGIQLRVDQAAWAQRRRQKTPWELEGIERAQRAAETAMLTAARMLRDAEPTREGQLRFEGEILTAELIRVGMEAELLAQGAESQDILVHAGDACLRGHDIGTGPILPDTSCIIDCFPRDRRTGVYSDMTRTFVAGAPSDELQKLHGDCSRALEIAFESIRPGRKDAFTAVARYFDSQGYPTQLTHHGPGSLRQGFMHSLGHGVGLEVHEQPWIGRRADEFQVGDVVAVEPGLYFEGIGGVRLEDTVLVTDEGVEHFTDPYPYGLEP, encoded by the coding sequence ATGACGACCTATCTCCTCCACGACGACGCGCTCGCCAGCCGCGAGCTGCGCCACGAGATCGGCGAGGCGGTCATGGACCCGATCACGTTCATGGAGCAGGACGGGCGCCGAGTCGTCGTGGGCAGCCCGCTGGAGGAGGCGATCTTCGAGACGCGCGAGGACGTGGTCGACGAGTTCTGGAGCGTCGATGACTTCGGGTACGACGCGCTGTTGAGGGACGACTCGTTCCCGAACGACCTGCTGGGCGCGGAGATGGTGTTCAGGGTCCTGGAGAAGCTCGGAAGCTCGGACGTCTGCGTCCCGGCTTCATTCTCCGTCCTGATCGCCGACTACCTGCGCGACAAGGGGATCCAGCTGCGCGTGGATCAAGCCGCGTGGGCGCAGCGACGGCGACAGAAGACGCCGTGGGAGCTCGAGGGGATCGAGCGTGCTCAGCGGGCCGCGGAGACGGCGATGCTGACCGCGGCGCGGATGCTGCGCGACGCCGAGCCCACCCGCGAGGGGCAGCTTCGTTTCGAGGGCGAGATCCTCACCGCGGAACTGATCCGCGTGGGGATGGAGGCTGAGCTCCTCGCGCAGGGGGCCGAGAGCCAGGACATCCTGGTGCACGCCGGCGACGCGTGTCTGCGCGGCCACGACATCGGGACGGGCCCGATCCTCCCCGACACCTCTTGCATCATCGATTGCTTTCCTCGCGACCGCCGCACGGGCGTCTACTCGGACATGACGCGCACCTTCGTGGCCGGCGCGCCGTCCGACGAGCTGCAGAAGCTCCACGGAGACTGTTCGCGCGCGCTGGAGATCGCTTTCGAGTCCATCAGGCCCGGCCGCAAGGATGCCTTCACTGCCGTTGCCCGCTACTTCGACTCGCAGGGCTATCCCACCCAGCTCACGCACCACGGGCCCGGCAGCTTGCGGCAGGGCTTCATGCACTCGCTCGGACACGGGGTTGGGCTGGAGGTGCACGAGCAGCCGTGGATAGGACGCCGCGCGGACGAGTTCCAGGTCGGCGATGTGGTCGCGGTGGAGCCGGGCCTCTACTTCGAGGGGATCGGCGGCGTTCGCCTCGAAGACACGGTGCTCGTTACCGACGAAGGCGTCGAGCACTTCACCGATCCGTACCCCTACGGGCTCGAACCGTAG
- the trpE gene encoding anthranilate synthase component I, translating into MPVWREVLADAQTPVGAFLRLEPRADAFLLESVEGGERWGRYSFVGGDSFGVVTAKDGTMTIQGEAPVVPVAGERPLAFVRRLLDALRAPVLPGLPPFHGGAVGYIGYDCVRELEHLPDAPVDDLGLPDLALMLTRTLVVFDHLAQKAFIVTNVWTAGSSGDVEADYNDATARCDDMARALSAPIAAPTVELDAGAAEGASAPVDDDAYAAWVAAAKEHILAGDIFQVVPSRRFEAPLKGPAFGAYRALRSLNPSPYMYFLRFGELSGTLPLEIAGSSPEPLVQVQGDRVVTRPIAGTRRRGRDEAEDLALERALLADEKERAEHVMLVDLARNDVGRVSAYGSVEVDELMTVERYSHVMHIVSSVSGRLAAGSSAFDALTACFPAGTVSGAPKIRAMEIIDSMETTRRGPYAGVVGYFDFSGNIDTCITIRTIVATGGRAYVQAGAGVVADSDPASEAEETRGKAEALLRAVAAAERFAPDQPS; encoded by the coding sequence GTGCCGGTGTGGCGGGAGGTGCTGGCAGACGCGCAGACGCCGGTCGGAGCCTTCCTTCGGCTCGAGCCGCGTGCGGACGCCTTCCTCCTGGAAAGCGTGGAGGGCGGTGAGCGTTGGGGCCGCTACTCGTTCGTCGGAGGCGACTCGTTCGGCGTCGTGACCGCGAAAGACGGCACCATGACGATCCAGGGAGAGGCCCCGGTCGTACCGGTCGCCGGCGAGCGGCCGCTCGCGTTCGTGCGACGACTGCTCGACGCTCTCAGGGCTCCGGTGCTGCCGGGTCTCCCGCCCTTCCACGGCGGCGCGGTCGGCTACATCGGCTACGACTGCGTGAGAGAGCTCGAGCACCTGCCGGACGCGCCGGTGGACGATCTCGGGCTTCCGGATCTCGCGTTGATGTTGACGCGGACGCTCGTCGTGTTCGATCACCTCGCCCAGAAGGCCTTTATCGTCACCAACGTGTGGACGGCAGGCTCGTCGGGTGACGTCGAGGCGGATTACAACGATGCGACCGCCCGCTGCGACGACATGGCGCGCGCACTCTCCGCGCCCATCGCGGCCCCCACCGTGGAGCTCGACGCGGGCGCCGCCGAGGGTGCCTCCGCCCCGGTGGACGACGATGCGTACGCGGCCTGGGTGGCCGCGGCGAAGGAGCACATCCTGGCGGGCGACATCTTCCAGGTGGTCCCGTCGCGGCGGTTCGAGGCGCCGCTGAAGGGCCCCGCCTTCGGCGCGTACCGGGCGCTCCGTTCGCTCAACCCGAGCCCCTACATGTACTTCCTGCGCTTCGGCGAGCTCTCTGGCACGCTGCCTCTGGAGATCGCAGGCTCCTCACCGGAGCCGCTGGTGCAGGTACAAGGCGACCGGGTCGTGACCCGGCCCATCGCGGGCACCCGCCGGCGGGGCCGGGACGAGGCCGAGGACCTGGCGCTGGAACGGGCTCTGCTGGCGGACGAGAAAGAGAGGGCCGAGCACGTGATGCTCGTCGATCTCGCGCGCAACGACGTCGGGCGCGTGTCTGCCTACGGAAGCGTGGAGGTGGACGAGCTGATGACGGTCGAGCGGTACTCGCACGTGATGCACATCGTCTCTAGCGTCAGCGGCCGGCTCGCGGCCGGCTCCAGCGCCTTCGACGCGCTGACCGCCTGCTTCCCGGCGGGAACGGTGTCCGGCGCCCCGAAGATCCGGGCGATGGAGATCATCGACTCGATGGAGACGACGCGCCGGGGCCCCTACGCCGGAGTCGTCGGCTACTTCGACTTCTCCGGCAACATCGACACCTGCATCACGATCCGCACCATCGTTGCCACCGGCGGGCGTGCATACGTTCAGGCGGGCGCAGGGGTGGTGGCGGATTCGGATCCGGCGTCGGAGGCGGAGGAGACGCGGGGTAAGGCGGAAGCGCTGCTGCGGGCGGTCGCGGCGGCCGAGCGCTTCGCTCCAGATCAGCCTTCGTAG